Proteins from a genomic interval of Rubinisphaera italica:
- a CDS encoding acyl-CoA desaturase: MSSTTTDPTEYRDSDPLNEPIVPPAEFLKADEEPVESQPKTKWQQLKKRFPHGVNWGVTLWLAAMHVAAIFAFFYFSWAGVITFFVLHFATACLGVTLGYHRLLTHGSFKVPRVLEFFFSCCGIISGEGSPIFWVATHRKHHALSDQEGDPHSPLEGFWWAHFIWLQPAKSNEEVQQLLTRWAPDMWKDPMHRFLHYTYPIILIASGAAIYAFGEYVVGGQGLSVFLWGFCLRQVVVYHGTWFVNSATHVWGYRNYKTRDQSRNNWWVAFLSYGEGWHNNHHAYQRLARHGHRAWEIDITYAVIWTMKKLGLAKAVQDKVPSNKSSKAKAA; the protein is encoded by the coding sequence TTGAGTTCAACCACCACCGATCCGACGGAGTACAGGGATAGCGACCCACTGAACGAACCGATCGTTCCTCCTGCAGAATTCCTCAAAGCTGACGAGGAACCTGTCGAATCTCAACCAAAAACCAAATGGCAGCAACTTAAAAAACGCTTTCCGCATGGTGTCAACTGGGGTGTAACCCTGTGGTTGGCAGCGATGCACGTGGCGGCGATCTTTGCATTTTTCTACTTCAGTTGGGCGGGTGTCATCACTTTCTTTGTGTTGCACTTCGCAACCGCTTGTCTGGGTGTGACGCTTGGCTATCACCGTCTTTTAACTCACGGCAGCTTTAAGGTTCCACGTGTCCTGGAATTCTTCTTCTCCTGCTGCGGAATTATCTCAGGAGAAGGCAGCCCGATTTTCTGGGTCGCAACACACCGCAAACACCACGCCCTCTCCGATCAGGAAGGCGATCCCCACTCTCCACTCGAAGGTTTCTGGTGGGCGCACTTCATCTGGTTGCAGCCTGCGAAATCAAATGAAGAAGTTCAGCAATTACTCACCCGCTGGGCTCCCGACATGTGGAAAGACCCCATGCATCGGTTCCTGCACTACACTTATCCCATCATTCTGATTGCTTCCGGCGCGGCAATTTATGCGTTTGGGGAATATGTCGTGGGCGGACAAGGTCTCTCTGTCTTCCTATGGGGCTTCTGCCTGCGACAGGTTGTGGTGTATCACGGCACCTGGTTTGTGAACTCCGCCACTCATGTTTGGGGTTACCGGAATTACAAAACTCGTGATCAGTCCCGCAATAACTGGTGGGTTGCCTTCCTCAGCTATGGCGAAGGCTGGCACAACAATCACCACGCCTACCAGCGACTGGCTCGACACGGTCACCGTGCCTGGGAAATTGATATCACCTATGCGGTCATCTGGACTATGAAAAAACTTGGTCTGGCCAAAGCGGTTCAAGACAAAGTGCCATCCAATAAGTCCAGCAAGGCGAAAGCAGCCTAA
- a CDS encoding alpha-2-macroglobulin family protein, translating into MRISGFLLGFLGVSILGLFLYGAEMSVDDLKSTADKLRKEGNFNDAQENYRKVLMNKEATPKQIDESLDSFVECLNRLGRIDEIDLALESCLKTHPDNWQVKVHVAETYQRIPHYGFVVEGEFQRGNRRRSQGAEYVNAFEQDRVRSLQLFQEAMALVKNGTAKEQGEFYLKFAQNVMSSRQNNSQSWQLQAITDLSELPNVNPSNRYFDPTDFGSTHVSGTQGAPVDAEGNPVVYAVPESWETASSDGERWRWLLDQAVKANPALENQVLWTRANFAFGQFGVQTLGGYISLLRGSQDDDEADAAKGKFSVRSLNENETIARLANGVKRFEFPEEYNPIELFKQIVENPKTGYDESALQSLVRIFENRMQYPRAAEFLKTLIEKHGDNDNKSRAKQLSQIVDPWGTFEGTSIEPAGDQVELSFKFRNGELLELEAFALKHELLINDVKAYLKSQPAKWDWNKAQLGDIGHQIVVQNQTRYKGKSVAKWTEKLEPREEHLDRRISLKAPLKDAGAYLLIAKMKDGNTSRIVVWLDDMSIVQKPLDNKQWYYFADTKTGEPIANVTTQFFGYKVESRQNKRPNIVVSEFADRCDANGQLIVGGKLLDHNRNWLLTAKSRDGRVAHLGFDRIWHQGRQWEKYQQNKVYTITDRPVYRPGQAVKFKFWIRQADYQNTDKCKFAGKSFRVEIVNPRGEKVLEKTYTADEYGGFDDELELPDDATLGSYSINIPRDNTSNVGGGNSFRVEEYKKPEYEVTVDAPDEPIQLGEKVTATVKAKYYFGAPVTKGFVKYKVERISHDSRWFPVEPYDWLYGNGYWWFGENYTWYPGWNRWGCLPPTPWWWHNQADPPEVIMENEVPIGPDGTIEIEIDTELAKELHGDTDHNYSITAEVVDESRRTIVGSGSVLVARDPFQVFTWMNRGYYNVGDTATASIKAQTLDKKPIIGPAVIKLYQIRYDEKGQPQETEVEKWETETNAEGMIEQKLKTTQPGQFRLSCTVTDTKGNSREGGIVFVVRGEGSNLADYRFNDLEIVPDKKSYQPGETVKLMINTNQENSTVLLFLRPSNGVYLPPQTIRMQGKSTVVDIGVKSEDMPNFFIEAMTLSDANIYQQLKDVVVPPEKRIINVSVEPSSERYLPGSEAKVDVILTDMDGNPIQGSTVLTVYDRSVEYISGGSNVPEIREFFWKFRRSHNASYRSSLQRYFGNIIEPNELSMQAIGIFGNLVADTELSSFQLGVVEEQRNDSYGMVRSKMSRMNMMADGMAAPMAAPMAGMAMEKSAADKDSSGFRNDGLGGEANFIEPTIRKEFADTAYWAANVTPDENGRATVTFNMPENLTAWKLKAWSMGEGTRVGEGEAAVVTAKDVLVRLQAPRFFVEKDEVIISANVHNYLEEAKSTRVVMMLEGNTLEGMDELTRTITIPAGGEQRVDWRVKATAEGSAVITVKALTDADSDAMQMTFPVYVHGMLKTESFTGVLRNAEGAGKFTVNVPAERRPNETRFEIRYSPTLAGAMIDALPYLLDYPYGCTEQTLNRFVPAVITQKILQDLGVNLEEIQQKVTNLNAQEIGEADERAAQWKRFDANPVYNTDKMKEIVKVGLKRLTDMQLSDGGWGWFSGYGEHAYPHTTATVVHGLQVAEANGMVLVEGMLDRGIKWLEKYQNEQVRLLKKGEAEKPEQPYRKKANNLDALVYMILVDAGIKNQQMQDYLYRDRTDLSVYSLAMFGLTLHKLEVQDRLDMVLKNIEQYFVEDLENETAYLKFPAGYSWWYWHGNEVEANAYYLKLLSRVEPNGVRAPRLVKYLLNNRKHSTYWNSTRDTSLCIEALAEYLQASGEDQPDMDLEVLVDGQVKKQIHIDGKNLLTFDGTVVIEGEALSTGQHTVEFRKVGRGPLYWNAYLTNFTLEDPIAATGLELKVRRSVYKLVPKKNAKANVAGSSGQVVSQKVEEYDRIELQPGDEVVSGDLLEIELGIDSKNDYEYVILEDFKAAGTEPVDIRSGYIDGGNGAYAEFRDEKVAFFIRALQRGTSSMKYRLRAEIPGSFSALPTFSYAMYAPELKANSDEFKITIEERVRE; encoded by the coding sequence ATGCGTATTTCAGGATTTCTGTTGGGCTTTTTGGGCGTTTCCATTCTTGGACTCTTCTTATACGGAGCAGAGATGTCGGTAGATGATCTCAAATCCACTGCCGACAAACTGAGGAAAGAGGGGAACTTTAACGATGCTCAGGAAAATTATCGTAAGGTGCTTATGAATAAAGAGGCGACTCCAAAACAGATCGATGAATCTCTGGATTCTTTCGTCGAATGTCTGAATCGACTCGGGCGAATCGATGAGATTGATCTCGCATTGGAATCCTGTTTGAAAACTCATCCGGATAATTGGCAGGTCAAAGTCCATGTCGCTGAAACCTATCAACGGATCCCTCACTATGGATTCGTTGTTGAAGGCGAATTTCAGCGGGGGAATCGTCGTCGCTCTCAGGGGGCAGAATATGTCAATGCCTTTGAACAAGATCGTGTTCGGTCGCTGCAACTGTTTCAGGAAGCAATGGCCCTCGTGAAAAACGGGACTGCCAAAGAGCAAGGCGAGTTTTATCTGAAGTTCGCCCAGAATGTCATGTCCTCCCGACAGAACAATTCTCAGAGCTGGCAACTGCAGGCGATAACCGATCTTTCCGAATTGCCCAATGTAAATCCCTCAAATCGTTATTTTGATCCTACCGATTTTGGGAGTACTCATGTTTCCGGCACTCAGGGCGCTCCCGTTGATGCCGAGGGAAATCCTGTTGTCTATGCCGTACCTGAATCCTGGGAAACCGCAAGTAGTGATGGGGAACGCTGGCGCTGGTTGCTCGACCAAGCCGTCAAAGCGAATCCGGCTTTGGAAAACCAGGTACTCTGGACTCGAGCCAATTTTGCATTTGGTCAATTCGGTGTGCAGACACTCGGAGGCTATATCTCGCTACTTCGCGGCAGTCAGGATGATGACGAAGCCGATGCCGCGAAGGGGAAGTTCAGCGTTCGCAGCCTGAATGAAAATGAAACCATTGCCCGGCTGGCCAACGGTGTGAAGCGTTTTGAGTTTCCCGAAGAATACAATCCAATTGAGCTGTTCAAGCAGATCGTGGAGAATCCAAAAACAGGTTACGACGAATCGGCTTTGCAGAGTCTCGTCCGCATCTTTGAAAACCGAATGCAGTATCCACGAGCAGCCGAATTCCTGAAAACGCTCATCGAAAAGCATGGCGACAACGATAACAAAAGCCGAGCGAAACAACTTAGTCAAATTGTCGATCCCTGGGGCACCTTCGAAGGAACATCCATCGAACCGGCTGGTGATCAGGTTGAACTCTCCTTCAAATTCCGCAATGGCGAACTCCTCGAACTGGAAGCGTTCGCTCTCAAGCATGAGTTACTGATTAATGATGTGAAAGCCTATTTGAAATCTCAACCCGCGAAATGGGATTGGAATAAGGCTCAACTGGGCGACATTGGCCACCAGATTGTCGTCCAAAATCAGACGCGATACAAAGGCAAGTCGGTTGCGAAATGGACTGAAAAACTCGAACCGCGAGAAGAGCATCTCGATCGACGTATTTCTCTCAAAGCTCCGCTCAAAGATGCGGGCGCGTATCTGCTGATTGCCAAGATGAAGGATGGGAATACGAGCCGGATTGTCGTCTGGCTGGATGACATGAGCATTGTGCAGAAACCACTCGATAACAAGCAGTGGTACTACTTCGCCGATACAAAAACGGGCGAACCAATCGCCAATGTGACCACACAATTCTTTGGATATAAAGTCGAATCTCGGCAGAATAAACGACCGAATATCGTCGTTTCCGAATTTGCCGACCGCTGCGATGCCAATGGTCAGCTGATTGTTGGTGGGAAACTTCTGGATCACAATAGGAACTGGCTGTTGACAGCCAAGTCGCGAGATGGACGCGTCGCTCACCTCGGGTTTGATCGCATCTGGCATCAGGGGCGGCAGTGGGAAAAGTATCAGCAAAACAAAGTTTATACAATTACCGATCGTCCGGTTTATCGCCCCGGACAAGCCGTCAAATTCAAATTCTGGATTCGTCAGGCGGACTATCAAAACACAGACAAATGCAAATTCGCAGGCAAGTCGTTCCGAGTTGAGATCGTAAATCCGCGAGGCGAAAAGGTTCTGGAGAAAACCTACACAGCCGACGAATATGGCGGGTTCGATGATGAACTCGAATTGCCGGATGATGCGACACTGGGAAGTTATTCGATCAACATTCCGAGGGATAACACCAGCAATGTTGGCGGCGGAAATTCCTTCCGCGTTGAAGAATACAAAAAGCCGGAATACGAAGTGACGGTCGATGCTCCCGATGAGCCGATTCAACTCGGTGAAAAAGTGACAGCGACCGTTAAAGCGAAATACTACTTCGGTGCTCCCGTTACCAAAGGGTTTGTGAAGTATAAAGTTGAACGAATTTCCCACGATTCCCGCTGGTTCCCCGTCGAACCTTACGACTGGTTGTATGGGAATGGCTACTGGTGGTTTGGCGAAAATTACACGTGGTATCCCGGCTGGAATCGCTGGGGTTGTCTGCCGCCGACTCCCTGGTGGTGGCACAATCAAGCTGATCCTCCGGAAGTGATTATGGAAAACGAAGTTCCGATTGGGCCTGATGGCACGATCGAAATCGAAATCGATACCGAGTTAGCCAAGGAACTGCACGGCGATACCGATCACAATTATTCGATCACTGCCGAAGTGGTCGATGAATCCCGCCGCACGATTGTCGGCTCCGGTTCTGTGCTGGTTGCTCGCGATCCGTTTCAGGTTTTCACCTGGATGAATCGTGGTTACTACAATGTGGGCGACACCGCGACTGCCAGCATCAAAGCCCAAACGCTCGATAAAAAACCGATTATCGGGCCAGCGGTTATCAAGCTATATCAAATTCGTTACGACGAAAAAGGTCAGCCTCAGGAAACGGAAGTCGAGAAATGGGAAACCGAAACGAATGCCGAAGGCATGATAGAGCAGAAGCTCAAAACCACTCAACCCGGTCAATTCCGACTCTCCTGCACCGTGACCGATACCAAAGGCAATTCCCGAGAAGGGGGCATTGTGTTTGTTGTTCGTGGTGAAGGCTCCAATCTCGCCGACTATCGATTTAATGATCTCGAAATCGTGCCAGATAAGAAATCGTATCAACCGGGCGAAACCGTCAAGCTGATGATCAATACGAATCAGGAAAACTCGACCGTCCTCTTATTCCTGCGACCTTCCAATGGTGTCTACCTGCCACCGCAAACGATTCGCATGCAGGGCAAAAGCACGGTTGTCGATATTGGTGTGAAATCCGAAGACATGCCAAACTTCTTCATTGAGGCGATGACGCTCAGCGATGCGAATATCTATCAGCAGCTGAAAGATGTTGTCGTTCCACCGGAAAAACGGATTATCAATGTGAGTGTTGAACCTTCATCAGAACGATATCTACCCGGCAGCGAAGCGAAGGTGGATGTCATCCTGACCGACATGGATGGGAACCCGATACAGGGATCGACAGTGCTGACGGTTTATGATCGCAGTGTCGAATACATTTCCGGGGGAAGTAATGTTCCCGAAATCCGTGAATTCTTCTGGAAGTTCCGACGTTCTCACAATGCGAGTTATCGATCTTCTTTGCAGAGATATTTCGGGAATATTATCGAGCCGAATGAACTGAGCATGCAGGCGATTGGAATCTTCGGAAATCTGGTGGCTGATACGGAACTGAGTAGTTTTCAACTGGGTGTTGTTGAAGAGCAGCGAAACGATAGTTATGGAATGGTACGTTCCAAAATGAGCCGAATGAATATGATGGCCGATGGAATGGCGGCACCAATGGCTGCTCCGATGGCGGGCATGGCCATGGAGAAATCAGCAGCCGATAAGGATAGCTCCGGCTTCAGAAACGATGGACTCGGTGGCGAAGCCAATTTCATTGAGCCAACTATCCGCAAAGAGTTTGCTGATACCGCATACTGGGCAGCGAATGTCACTCCCGATGAAAATGGACGGGCAACTGTCACGTTCAACATGCCGGAAAATCTGACCGCCTGGAAACTCAAAGCCTGGTCGATGGGAGAGGGAACCCGTGTTGGTGAAGGCGAAGCGGCCGTCGTAACGGCTAAGGATGTGCTAGTCCGTTTGCAGGCTCCTCGGTTCTTTGTCGAAAAAGATGAAGTCATCATTTCTGCGAATGTGCATAACTATCTCGAAGAAGCCAAGTCCACTCGGGTGGTGATGATGCTTGAAGGGAATACCCTTGAGGGAATGGATGAATTGACACGAACGATCACCATTCCTGCCGGCGGAGAGCAACGCGTCGACTGGCGTGTCAAAGCGACTGCTGAAGGCTCTGCTGTGATCACGGTGAAAGCCTTGACCGATGCCGACTCCGATGCCATGCAGATGACCTTCCCCGTTTATGTGCACGGCATGCTCAAAACGGAATCGTTCACAGGTGTGCTCCGCAATGCCGAGGGCGCAGGCAAGTTCACCGTCAATGTACCAGCCGAGCGTCGTCCGAATGAAACGCGATTTGAAATCCGCTATTCACCGACACTGGCCGGAGCGATGATCGATGCCCTGCCTTATCTACTCGATTACCCCTACGGCTGCACCGAACAGACGCTCAATCGGTTTGTGCCTGCGGTCATCACTCAAAAGATTTTGCAGGATCTGGGCGTCAATCTCGAAGAGATTCAGCAGAAGGTCACGAATCTGAATGCTCAGGAAATTGGCGAGGCTGACGAACGAGCCGCTCAGTGGAAACGCTTTGATGCCAATCCCGTTTATAATACCGACAAGATGAAGGAGATTGTCAAAGTCGGCCTCAAACGTCTGACAGACATGCAACTTTCCGACGGCGGCTGGGGCTGGTTCTCCGGTTACGGCGAGCATGCTTACCCCCACACGACGGCGACTGTTGTCCACGGTCTGCAGGTCGCCGAAGCCAACGGCATGGTGCTGGTCGAAGGCATGCTCGATCGGGGCATCAAGTGGCTCGAAAAGTATCAGAACGAACAGGTTCGTCTGCTCAAAAAAGGTGAAGCCGAGAAGCCTGAGCAGCCTTATCGGAAGAAGGCGAATAATCTTGATGCGTTGGTGTATATGATTCTTGTTGATGCGGGGATCAAGAATCAGCAGATGCAGGACTATCTGTATCGAGATCGTACCGACCTTTCGGTGTACTCGCTGGCAATGTTTGGGCTGACACTTCACAAACTTGAAGTGCAGGATCGTCTCGACATGGTCCTCAAAAATATTGAGCAGTATTTCGTTGAAGATCTCGAAAACGAGACCGCTTATCTAAAATTTCCCGCAGGCTACTCCTGGTGGTACTGGCACGGAAATGAAGTCGAAGCAAACGCGTATTACCTGAAACTCCTCTCCCGGGTAGAACCAAACGGCGTGCGTGCTCCACGGCTCGTGAAGTATCTGCTCAATAACCGCAAACATTCGACCTACTGGAACAGTACGCGAGATACCTCTTTGTGTATCGAAGCGCTGGCCGAGTATCTGCAGGCTTCCGGAGAAGATCAACCGGACATGGATCTCGAAGTCCTGGTTGATGGTCAGGTCAAAAAGCAGATTCATATCGATGGCAAGAACCTGCTCACTTTCGATGGCACGGTTGTCATCGAAGGTGAAGCATTATCAACCGGTCAACACACGGTCGAATTCCGCAAGGTGGGACGTGGTCCTCTCTACTGGAATGCCTACCTCACGAACTTCACACTGGAAGATCCAATCGCAGCCACCGGCCTGGAATTGAAAGTTCGACGTTCCGTTTACAAACTGGTTCCTAAAAAGAATGCGAAAGCCAACGTCGCTGGTTCAAGCGGCCAGGTTGTCTCCCAAAAGGTGGAAGAGTATGACCGCATCGAACTGCAGCCGGGCGATGAGGTTGTCAGTGGCGATCTGCTCGAAATCGAACTCGGCATCGACAGCAAGAACGATTACGAATATGTCATCCTCGAAGACTTCAAAGCAGCCGGGACGGAGCCAGTCGATATCCGAAGCGGATATATCGACGGCGGCAACGGAGCCTATGCTGAATTCCGGGATGAGAAAGTCGCCTTCTTCATACGAGCCCTTCAACGCGGAACCAGTAGTATGAAGTATCGCCTGCGGGCAGAAATCCCTGGCTCATTCTCCGCACTGCCAACCTTCAGTTATGCGATGTATGCTCCCGAATTGAAAGCCAATTCGGATGAGTTCAAAATTACGATTGAAGAACGCGTGCGCGAGTAA
- a CDS encoding dienelactone hydrolase family protein — protein sequence MERKQAKDFDQKLLDLYDDYAHGRVNRRDFVRGVGAFAVGGMTVEGLIQAISPNYAWAEQVKKDDPAIKTETVQYKSPKGAGEMQGYMAWPAKASGKLPAVLVVHENRGLNPYVQDVVRRLGKAGFLAFGPDALYPLGGYPGNDDEGREMQRKRDSDEMIQDFIAAAKLLDIHKMSNGHVGVVGFCYGGGICNTLAVEIPDVIDAAAPYYGRQPDPADVSKIKAALLIHYAALDERINAGWPAYEEALKQNDVEYEAFIYQDCNHGFHNDTTPRFDEEAAELSWKRTIDFFKKELA from the coding sequence ATGGAACGTAAGCAGGCAAAAGACTTTGATCAGAAACTTCTCGATCTTTACGACGACTATGCCCACGGCCGGGTCAACCGCCGCGACTTTGTTCGGGGTGTCGGTGCGTTTGCCGTTGGCGGCATGACGGTCGAAGGGTTGATTCAGGCCATCAGCCCGAATTATGCGTGGGCCGAGCAGGTCAAAAAAGATGACCCGGCTATCAAAACAGAAACGGTTCAATACAAGTCTCCCAAAGGAGCAGGAGAGATGCAGGGCTACATGGCCTGGCCAGCTAAGGCATCTGGGAAATTGCCCGCCGTTCTGGTCGTGCATGAGAATCGTGGGTTGAATCCTTACGTGCAAGATGTGGTTCGCCGGTTGGGAAAAGCTGGTTTTCTGGCCTTCGGTCCCGACGCGCTATATCCACTGGGAGGTTATCCCGGAAATGACGATGAAGGCCGGGAAATGCAGCGCAAACGGGATTCGGACGAAATGATTCAGGATTTCATCGCTGCTGCGAAGTTACTCGACATCCATAAAATGTCGAATGGCCATGTCGGAGTTGTTGGATTCTGTTATGGAGGTGGTATCTGCAATACTTTGGCCGTCGAAATTCCCGATGTGATCGATGCAGCCGCTCCTTATTACGGACGTCAACCCGATCCAGCCGATGTCTCCAAAATTAAAGCGGCTCTGTTAATCCACTACGCCGCACTCGATGAACGCATCAACGCCGGCTGGCCTGCGTATGAAGAGGCGCTCAAGCAAAACGATGTCGAATACGAAGCGTTTATTTACCAAGACTGCAACCACGGCTTCCATAACGATACGACACCACGCTTTGACGAAGAAGCCGCAGAACTTTCGTGGAAACGGACCATCGATTTCTTCAAGAAAGAACTGGCATAA
- a CDS encoding MFS transporter — MPSSELSTRTKQIRRSVVQNQMLFTAGYSLTTGGFLYYFMGALGAATWVLTVLLALPEIVGVLAVLTPLALRLTANRKRLFVATSILARVCTCGIPLVVLLPENWSKLSFLIGVLALQGIFQSIAYTAYLSWLSDLAPEKSWGRFFARRDIAKALVLIFIPIAAAWLKDYLRDPATTDSIEWTGYLIAFGIGNLLQLISLIPLLKWPAVEVNSEIAHQTAPTIPSMTDHPGYSMPGFLGILAFSWWLAFFQGMTQTAFFLHSYRELQVSLTNYYLLTGLMYALQMVTAAIAGQIGDRRGYRTMLMLSTFAVSFAIPFWMFSLEGNWLWLWGAYAMWGLFGAVNLSLQNQLLIVTPRHRNTFQLALCRQGAGLIAGLTGLAGGFWLEKQLGSSAQIEWMSRKWNPFLMIFAVSFLGRLTAPLWLLLVPQEKMVTEQ; from the coding sequence TTGCCCTCCTCTGAACTCTCGACACGCACGAAGCAGATTCGACGCAGTGTCGTTCAGAATCAAATGCTTTTCACGGCTGGGTATTCCCTCACTACGGGGGGATTTCTCTACTACTTCATGGGGGCGTTGGGAGCAGCCACCTGGGTTCTCACTGTTCTGCTGGCCTTGCCGGAAATCGTGGGTGTGCTCGCTGTGCTGACGCCCCTGGCTTTGCGGCTCACCGCAAATCGAAAACGTCTGTTTGTCGCGACTTCGATTCTGGCGAGAGTCTGCACCTGTGGAATTCCGCTCGTTGTCCTTCTGCCGGAGAACTGGTCGAAGCTGAGTTTCCTGATTGGCGTCCTGGCATTACAGGGCATCTTCCAGTCAATTGCCTACACAGCTTATCTCTCCTGGCTGAGTGACCTGGCCCCCGAAAAAAGCTGGGGACGATTTTTCGCCCGGCGGGATATCGCCAAAGCCCTCGTCCTGATTTTTATCCCCATCGCTGCTGCCTGGCTGAAAGATTATCTGCGAGATCCGGCCACAACCGATTCCATCGAATGGACGGGATACCTCATCGCCTTCGGAATTGGAAATCTACTCCAGTTGATCTCTTTGATCCCACTCCTGAAATGGCCTGCCGTCGAAGTCAATTCTGAAATCGCTCACCAGACAGCACCCACCATTCCATCAATGACGGATCACCCCGGCTATTCAATGCCGGGCTTTCTCGGAATCCTCGCATTTTCCTGGTGGCTGGCCTTTTTTCAGGGGATGACACAAACCGCGTTCTTTCTGCACAGTTATCGCGAACTGCAGGTCAGCCTGACGAACTACTACTTATTGACCGGATTAATGTACGCGCTGCAGATGGTGACTGCTGCCATAGCCGGGCAAATTGGAGATCGACGTGGTTACCGCACCATGCTGATGCTGAGCACATTCGCAGTCAGTTTTGCGATTCCTTTCTGGATGTTTTCATTGGAAGGAAACTGGCTCTGGCTGTGGGGAGCATATGCGATGTGGGGGTTGTTCGGAGCTGTTAATCTCTCACTTCAAAATCAATTATTGATCGTCACGCCCAGGCATCGAAACACGTTTCAACTGGCGTTGTGCCGTCAGGGAGCCGGTTTGATTGCCGGGCTGACCGGACTGGCGGGTGGCTTCTGGCTGGAGAAACAATTGGGAAGTTCAGCTCAAATCGAATGGATGTCCCGTAAGTGGAATCCTTTCCTGATGATTTTTGCGGTCTCATTTCTGGGACGCCTGACGGCTCCACTCTGGTTGTTGCTTGTGCCGCAAGAAAAAATGGTCACCGAGCAGTAG
- a CDS encoding EF-hand domain-containing protein translates to MRLNWLSCGVAALSLTATMAVAQPPGDGNGPPRDGERRGGFGDRRGGDRPEGEREAPPMVKALDTNSDGKITAEELKNATKALMALDGNGDGVLTEEEYGRPRGPRGGFGGGPGGGMGDFMGQFDKDGDGKISKEEAPERMRENFDRMDANGDGVLDQSDFEAMRDRFRQGGGPGGPGGDMASRMKEIDKNGDGKISKEEAPDRMKENFDQIDTNKDGQVDEAEIRQMFERFRGQGGRPGGDRPGGGRPEGDRPERPKAEFE, encoded by the coding sequence ATGCGTTTGAACTGGTTAAGCTGCGGAGTAGCCGCATTGTCACTGACCGCCACAATGGCTGTTGCCCAACCTCCCGGAGACGGGAATGGCCCTCCACGCGACGGGGAGCGTCGCGGTGGTTTCGGAGATCGTCGTGGTGGCGATCGCCCCGAAGGGGAACGCGAAGCTCCTCCAATGGTCAAAGCATTGGACACCAACTCCGATGGCAAAATTACGGCTGAAGAACTTAAAAATGCCACGAAAGCGTTAATGGCACTCGATGGAAACGGCGATGGCGTTTTGACCGAAGAAGAATACGGTCGCCCACGTGGTCCACGCGGCGGCTTTGGTGGTGGACCTGGCGGTGGTATGGGCGATTTCATGGGCCAGTTCGATAAAGATGGCGACGGAAAAATCAGCAAGGAAGAAGCTCCTGAGCGGATGCGGGAAAACTTCGACCGGATGGACGCAAACGGTGACGGCGTTCTTGATCAATCTGACTTCGAAGCGATGCGAGATCGTTTCCGTCAAGGTGGCGGCCCCGGCGGCCCCGGTGGTGACATGGCCAGTCGCATGAAAGAGATTGACAAGAATGGCGACGGGAAAATCAGCAAAGAAGAAGCTCCTGATCGCATGAAAGAGAACTTCGATCAGATTGACACCAATAAAGATGGTCAGGTCGACGAAGCTGAAATTCGTCAAATGTTCGAACGCTTCCGCGGTCAAGGCGGACGTCCTGGTGGAGATCGTCCCGGCGGTGGACGTCCCGAAGGCGATCGTCCTGAACGACCAAAAGCAGAATTTGAGTAA